The Brassica napus cultivar Da-Ae chromosome C1, Da-Ae, whole genome shotgun sequence DNA segment GCAAAGACAGACCGCTGCGTCAAGACCCACTAAACCGCCAAGAACTGGGCAACAAGTTGCCTTTGCATAGCTTTTTCCTAGTCCGATGTGAATCAAGCCGCCAAGCACGTCCACACACGCGCCTAGCTTCAGTGCGTCGATGGAGCACGTCTCCGGTTCAGGCGTTAGTGCCGGAGGTGGAGGAGGACACGGAATTGGTGGAGGTGGCGGTGGCGGACATGGCGTCTCTGGGGTTGGAGTTGGCGGTGGTGGCGGGGTTACGACTGGTGGGGTTGGAGTTGGCGGTGGAGGAGAAGGCGTAGGGGATGGAGTGTATGGAGGTGGTGGCTTGATGGTGGGCGGTTTTGGAGTGTAAGGTGGAGGGGATGGAGTGTATGGAGGTGGTGGCTTGACGGTGGGCGGTTTTGGAGTGTAAGGTGGAGGGGATGGAGTGTACGGAGGTGGTGGCTTGACGGTGGGTGGTTTTGGAGTGTAAGGTGGAGGGCATGGAGTGTACGGAGTTGGAGGCTTGACGGTGGGCGGCTTTGGGGTGTGATGAGGTGGCTTGTCGGTGGGTGGTTTGGGAGTGTGATGAGGTGGTTTAACGGTGGGTGGTTTTGGGGTATGATGAGGTGGTTTTGGGATATGATGAGGTGGTTTAACGGTGGGTGGTTTTGGAGTGTGATGAGGTGGTTTAACGGTGGGTGGTTTTGGAGTGTGATGAGGTGGTTTGACGGTGGGTGGTTTTGGAGTGTGATGAGGTGGCTTGACAGTGGGTGGTTTTGGAGTGTGATGTGGTGGCTTGACAGTGGGTGGTTTTGGAGTGTGATGTGGTGGTTTGACAGTGGGTGGTTTAGGCGGTTTAACGGGATGTTGAGGAGGTTTAACGGGGTGTGGAGATGATTTTGGAGGGTCACTACAGTCACAAGCGTAAGAGACGGCGCAGAAACCAAGGAGGAGAAGTATCACAA contains these protein-coding regions:
- the LOC106372705 gene encoding extensin-like; the protein is MGILHKQNLSFVILLLLGFCAVSYACDCSDPPKSSPHPVKPPQHPVKPPKPPTVKPPHHTPKPPTVKPPHHTPKPPTVKPPHHTPKPPTVKPPHHTPKPPTVKPPHHTPKPPTVKPPHHIPKPPHHTPKPPTVKPPHHTPKPPTDKPPHHTPKPPTVKPPTPYTPCPPPYTPKPPTVKPPPPYTPSPPPYTPKPPTVKPPPPYTPSPPPYTPKPPTIKPPPPYTPSPTPSPPPPTPTPPVVTPPPPPTPTPETPCPPPPPPPIPCPPPPPALTPEPETCSIDALKLGACVDVLGGLIHIGLGKSYAKATCCPVLGGLVGLDAAVCLCTTIGAKLLNIDLIIPIALELLVDCGKTPPRDFKCPAPQKKTPLLA